The Pirellulimonas nuda genome includes a region encoding these proteins:
- a CDS encoding PQQ-binding-like beta-propeller repeat protein, which produces MMNSSLLEGVGHLGVPIAVVPIVVNAGAALFPVILAAVTTFVALLFKPRELLRVCREKPWVPVAVFCLAGLAGLAIAYWPSHGGSADVAASRRGAAAPATGASSGGAVYVDWTAVALARIEARDRTATGPAGAQPAAADPPRPVAPEATAARAAPFIFRVGPQRLGVIGAAPSVGLKKLWQHYPRWIDESGVESEDTEAMILSSPAVHGDRIYGASCLLDPPDTYGAVFCLDAATGKQLWSVDKAGDEEFKGFFSSPAISADGRSLVIGQGLHPDSECTLICIDTQSGRVRWTLPTPLHLESSPVIDGDTVYIGAGAIEDPATHKALSHPGFVLAASLDDGRELWRHDVADPESSPAVRDGVLYIGSGFNGNAIVALKTDPAAAAGERQLWRTPTPYPITGAITLLGDLVIAGGGNGDFVYRDPKPAGVVMALDAATGKVAWQADLPDAVLGAVAAGDRLVCGVANGEVVALDPKDGSRQWASRISGVAPVLAAPAVTDSQVFAVSQDGYLARFDLASGTQLEKLYINSEENPGAQGLSISSPLVAHGRLFVGSETGGLRGYAGGASP; this is translated from the coding sequence ATGATGAATTCTAGCCTCTTGGAGGGGGTCGGCCATCTCGGCGTTCCTATCGCAGTCGTCCCGATTGTGGTCAACGCCGGCGCCGCGCTGTTCCCCGTCATCCTCGCCGCGGTTACCACATTTGTTGCGTTGCTCTTCAAGCCGCGCGAGCTGCTGCGTGTGTGCCGAGAGAAGCCGTGGGTCCCGGTCGCCGTGTTCTGCCTGGCGGGACTGGCGGGGCTCGCCATCGCCTACTGGCCTAGCCACGGCGGGTCGGCCGACGTAGCCGCCAGCCGCCGAGGCGCGGCCGCTCCCGCCACAGGGGCAAGCAGCGGGGGCGCCGTGTACGTCGACTGGACCGCCGTGGCCCTGGCCCGCATTGAAGCGCGGGACCGGACCGCCACTGGGCCTGCCGGTGCGCAGCCGGCCGCTGCCGACCCGCCCCGGCCAGTGGCGCCCGAGGCGACCGCCGCGCGCGCCGCGCCCTTCATCTTCCGCGTCGGCCCACAACGCCTGGGCGTGATCGGCGCGGCGCCCTCGGTCGGGCTGAAGAAGCTCTGGCAGCACTACCCGAGGTGGATCGACGAGTCGGGCGTCGAAAGCGAAGACACCGAAGCAATGATCCTCTCCAGCCCGGCCGTGCACGGCGACCGCATCTACGGGGCTTCGTGCCTGCTGGACCCCCCCGATACCTACGGCGCGGTGTTCTGCCTCGACGCCGCCACCGGCAAGCAGCTCTGGTCGGTGGACAAGGCCGGGGACGAAGAGTTCAAGGGATTCTTCAGCTCGCCCGCGATCAGCGCAGACGGCCGCTCCCTGGTGATCGGCCAGGGCCTCCACCCCGACAGCGAGTGCACGCTGATCTGCATCGACACCCAGTCGGGCCGCGTTCGCTGGACGCTGCCAACGCCGCTGCACCTCGAGAGCTCGCCCGTGATTGATGGCGACACGGTCTATATCGGCGCCGGGGCGATCGAGGACCCCGCGACACACAAGGCGCTCAGCCACCCCGGCTTCGTGCTCGCCGCGAGCCTCGACGACGGACGCGAGCTGTGGCGGCACGACGTCGCCGACCCGGAGAGCTCGCCGGCGGTCCGCGACGGCGTGCTGTACATCGGCAGCGGGTTCAACGGCAACGCGATCGTCGCGCTAAAAACCGACCCCGCCGCAGCGGCGGGCGAGCGCCAACTGTGGCGGACCCCGACCCCTTACCCGATCACCGGCGCCATCACCCTGCTGGGCGACCTGGTGATCGCCGGAGGGGGGAACGGCGACTTCGTGTACCGCGACCCCAAGCCGGCCGGCGTGGTCATGGCGCTCGACGCCGCGACCGGAAAGGTAGCGTGGCAGGCAGATCTGCCCGACGCGGTGCTCGGGGCCGTGGCGGCGGGGGACCGGCTGGTGTGTGGCGTGGCCAACGGCGAGGTCGTGGCCCTCGACCCGAAAGACGGCTCACGGCAGTGGGCCTCGCGGATCAGCGGCGTGGCGCCGGTGCTCGCCGCCCCGGCGGTGACCGACAGCCAGGTGTTCGCGGTCAGCCAGGACGGCTACCTGGCGCGGTTCGATCTGGCCTCCGGCACGCAGCTCGAGAAGCTCTACATCAACTCGGAAGAAAACCCGGGCGCCCAGGGGCTGAGCATCAGCTCGCCGCTGGTGGCCCACGGGCGGCTGTTTGTCGGCAGCGAGACCGGCGGGCTACGTGGCTACGCGGGGGGCGCCTCGCCATGA
- a CDS encoding FG-GAP repeat domain-containing protein — protein MIRLSIRPLLLAVAALAPLLACPPAGAVINAGLQPADLFHTRYTTVCILDILEVNPDAGTALCRIGRSLKGGLVEGEEVTLAFTGPMKDAAADAMHEGDIVAGDKAVAFAGRRRGPKDLMLYANGFYLGQMSSPGAWSLDKSGEATVGLDGAAVSTLAGTWNGSSGQLAALVEDIAAGRDFFPRKGYARFRTDQLMKQFDAPVTGVATYDLDGDGDLDILACAGSVSAFLQGDDGQFADATELLGLAGVPAAGCAAADINGDTLTDLLLGDVLYTGQFKGSRLSFVRQDSLLPDGFPQAPSLKTSAFVELNGDGYPDIVASVAGGGLRAYMNPGEAGGAFKDATAEMGLDRPECGAGGDGFVTPGHWNDDLRTDLFYAAGGGYLLVQNSGGVFEPVPHEIDFKFTSSATGKAGVTGAGAFLPLFSSGGMDLVVPLEDGWIVVANQDGVPVDVTRWGNEISEGSQAHLATVAEDLNCDGYVDFFTVSSAENGHNRFIVNRGYGSFMLGATHKHYEHMFDGPSGELGGLACAAGDLNNDGAPDLVVGNPLGHLTMIVNDTLAARAPVDHPVPEIAAIEGTKLLTVHVLGSKGIVNARVLLHDASGRLLARRDLTSNVSAGSCGPSRAELAVRQPGPGNCKLTVRYADGLERVAEVDLNSKPHSVVVVDRGEVGPDDEF, from the coding sequence ATGATCCGCCTCTCGATACGCCCCCTGTTGCTCGCCGTCGCGGCGCTGGCGCCGCTGCTGGCGTGTCCGCCCGCCGGCGCGGTCATCAACGCCGGGCTGCAACCCGCCGATCTCTTTCACACGCGGTACACCACGGTTTGCATCCTCGACATCCTCGAGGTCAACCCCGACGCCGGCACGGCCCTGTGCCGCATCGGCCGCTCGCTCAAGGGGGGGCTGGTCGAAGGAGAGGAGGTGACGCTCGCGTTCACCGGCCCGATGAAGGACGCCGCGGCCGACGCGATGCACGAAGGCGACATCGTCGCCGGCGACAAGGCGGTGGCCTTTGCCGGTCGGCGTCGTGGCCCCAAGGACCTGATGCTGTACGCCAACGGCTTCTACCTCGGACAGATGAGCTCGCCCGGCGCTTGGTCGCTAGACAAGAGCGGTGAGGCGACGGTCGGCCTGGACGGCGCCGCGGTAAGCACGCTGGCCGGCACGTGGAACGGCTCCAGCGGGCAGCTCGCCGCGCTGGTGGAGGACATCGCCGCGGGGCGCGACTTCTTCCCCCGCAAAGGCTACGCCCGCTTCCGCACCGATCAACTCATGAAGCAGTTCGACGCGCCGGTCACGGGGGTCGCGACGTACGACCTCGACGGCGACGGCGACCTGGACATCTTGGCGTGCGCCGGCTCGGTGAGCGCCTTCCTGCAGGGCGACGACGGCCAGTTCGCCGACGCCACAGAGCTGCTCGGTCTGGCGGGCGTGCCCGCGGCCGGCTGTGCGGCCGCGGACATCAACGGCGACACGCTCACCGACCTGCTGCTGGGGGACGTGCTGTACACCGGCCAGTTCAAGGGCAGTCGCCTCTCGTTCGTCCGGCAGGACTCGCTGCTGCCCGACGGCTTCCCCCAGGCGCCGTCGCTCAAGACGTCCGCTTTCGTTGAGCTCAACGGCGACGGCTACCCAGACATCGTGGCGAGCGTCGCCGGGGGCGGGCTCCGCGCCTACATGAACCCCGGCGAGGCGGGCGGGGCGTTCAAGGACGCCACCGCAGAGATGGGGCTCGACCGGCCCGAGTGCGGCGCCGGGGGCGACGGGTTCGTCACGCCGGGCCATTGGAACGACGACCTGCGCACGGACCTGTTCTACGCCGCCGGCGGCGGGTACCTGCTGGTGCAGAACTCCGGCGGCGTGTTCGAGCCCGTGCCGCACGAGATCGACTTCAAGTTCACCTCCAGCGCCACCGGCAAGGCCGGCGTCACCGGCGCCGGCGCCTTCCTCCCCCTCTTCTCGTCCGGGGGGATGGACCTGGTCGTGCCGCTCGAAGACGGCTGGATCGTCGTCGCGAACCAGGACGGCGTGCCCGTCGACGTGACGCGTTGGGGGAACGAGATCAGCGAGGGGTCGCAGGCGCACCTGGCGACGGTCGCCGAGGACCTCAACTGCGACGGGTACGTCGATTTCTTCACCGTGAGCAGCGCAGAGAACGGCCACAACCGCTTCATCGTGAACCGCGGCTACGGCTCCTTCATGCTGGGCGCCACCCACAAGCACTACGAGCACATGTTCGACGGCCCGTCCGGCGAGCTGGGGGGCCTGGCCTGCGCCGCCGGCGACCTGAACAACGACGGCGCGCCCGACCTCGTGGTGGGCAATCCCCTCGGTCACCTGACGATGATCGTCAACGACACGCTGGCCGCGCGGGCGCCGGTAGACCACCCGGTCCCCGAGATCGCGGCCATTGAGGGGACGAAGCTGCTTACCGTGCATGTGCTTGGGTCGAAAGGAATCGTCAACGCCCGCGTGCTGCTGCACGACGCCTCGGGCCGCCTGCTGGCGCGGCGCGACCTGACTAGCAACGTCTCGGCGGGGTCGTGCGGTCCCAGCCGCGCAGAACTAGCGGTGCGACAGCCCGGCCCGGGTAACTGCAAGCTGACGGTGCGCTACGCCGACGGCCTGGAGCGCGTCGCCGAAGTCGACCTTAATTCAAAACCCCATAGCGTCGTGGTCGTCGATCGCGGTGAGGTTGGTCCCGATGATGAATTCTAG
- a CDS encoding chitobiase/beta-hexosaminidase C-terminal domain-containing protein, whose protein sequence is MKHGWSIVIIRKSLLLFALAYACAPGVFAAAPAYETQSWPAGRVLTWAHPGQSGEIGDAANWTQDGRAAKDPPDSETDIILPAAGARYSVAGGRNNQVRHVTIHKNARLTGGHRNEVEIWGNCDVLPEGMVRFVSVVGGKHTYFRVQGSEFPTPENGQAFQHPSRRLPEAQQSRAQISHKFQVCKYGTASVEFLGNLGVSDEVMLQHGKMIVSGDFRFSGVTNKGALEIYDGGILEIQTGGRVAPFAPENNKDVYNVNVYRNGVIQAGSPERPLTGDAFLLLGYGDNQKPGHTGLYMAVGSMMRVYSSDPAKARLVVQATAAVEGFRDGTGGLVGEPDLPARDKHGIAMQLAGDVQLDGVHFDYVCDGGISMADPDARKAWRNVTFGRHNAGPEDALFSELAVDPNAYYHSRGDQKSEWGLTETAMASMQGYLEQSDPFHLQTLPESTEVKLVGRGKNAIKTPVAVVFDHPIEVTIENRVPGARIRYTTDGTEPTKDSPIYNGPISLSKTTKLTMKAYKTGVGFSPTHSTTYVIQ, encoded by the coding sequence ATGAAGCACGGTTGGTCCATCGTGATAATCCGCAAGTCGCTGCTGTTGTTCGCGTTGGCGTACGCCTGTGCGCCCGGCGTGTTCGCGGCCGCCCCGGCCTATGAAACCCAATCGTGGCCCGCGGGCCGCGTGCTGACCTGGGCGCACCCCGGCCAAAGCGGCGAAATCGGCGACGCGGCCAACTGGACGCAGGACGGGCGGGCCGCCAAGGACCCGCCCGACAGCGAGACAGACATCATCCTGCCCGCCGCCGGGGCGCGGTACTCCGTAGCCGGGGGCCGCAACAATCAGGTCCGGCACGTAACGATTCACAAGAACGCGCGGCTCACGGGCGGGCACCGCAACGAGGTCGAGATCTGGGGCAACTGCGACGTCCTGCCCGAGGGGATGGTCCGCTTTGTCTCGGTGGTGGGTGGCAAGCACACCTACTTCCGCGTCCAAGGGAGCGAGTTCCCCACGCCCGAAAACGGGCAGGCGTTCCAGCACCCGTCGCGGCGGCTCCCAGAAGCACAGCAGAGCCGGGCGCAGATCTCGCACAAGTTCCAGGTGTGCAAGTACGGCACCGCGTCGGTCGAGTTCTTGGGCAACCTGGGGGTCAGCGACGAGGTGATGCTGCAGCACGGCAAGATGATCGTCAGCGGCGACTTCCGCTTCAGCGGGGTGACCAACAAGGGCGCTCTAGAGATCTACGACGGCGGCATCCTAGAGATCCAGACCGGGGGGCGGGTCGCCCCGTTTGCCCCGGAGAACAACAAGGACGTCTACAACGTCAACGTCTACCGCAACGGCGTCATCCAGGCCGGTTCGCCCGAGCGTCCGCTCACGGGCGACGCCTTCCTGTTGCTGGGCTACGGCGACAACCAGAAGCCGGGCCACACCGGCCTGTACATGGCCGTTGGGTCGATGATGCGCGTCTACTCCTCGGACCCCGCCAAGGCGCGGCTGGTGGTGCAGGCCACCGCCGCGGTCGAGGGTTTTCGGGACGGGACCGGGGGGCTGGTCGGCGAGCCCGACCTGCCGGCCCGCGACAAGCACGGCATCGCGATGCAGCTAGCGGGCGACGTGCAGCTCGACGGCGTGCATTTCGACTACGTCTGCGACGGCGGGATCAGCATGGCCGACCCAGACGCCCGCAAGGCGTGGCGGAACGTGACGTTCGGCCGGCACAACGCGGGGCCGGAGGACGCGCTGTTCTCTGAACTCGCGGTCGACCCCAACGCGTACTACCACAGCCGCGGCGACCAGAAGTCGGAGTGGGGGCTCACGGAGACCGCCATGGCCTCGATGCAGGGCTACCTAGAGCAGTCCGACCCGTTCCACCTGCAGACGCTGCCGGAGAGCACCGAGGTGAAGCTGGTGGGACGGGGCAAGAACGCCATCAAGACGCCGGTGGCGGTGGTGTTCGACCACCCGATCGAGGTGACGATCGAGAACCGCGTGCCCGGCGCCCGCATCCGGTACACCACCGACGGCACGGAGCCCACCAAGGACTCGCCCATCTACAACGGCCCGATCAGCCTCAGCAAGACGACCAAGCTGACGATGAAGGCCTACAAGACCGGCGTCGGATTCAGCCCCACGCACTCAACGACCTACGTGATCCAGTAG
- a CDS encoding FecR family protein translates to MNANSNNEGPNNEGPGNGGPSADERFEERFDELLQRYLDGDRSEPLVADLHAAVSASDAARQRFQQAARLDILLREGLTEQVELRSLAGTRAPDALGRSYWRPRTLALAATLLIGTLTLGYSIYRGGPRDAPQMGVCMSVSGGSELGVQRGEQHYRADSGFPLRVGDRVTCDAQTKAMLRLSDGSIVSMEPGSLVSLDSDSPRLGLLRGEAFFEIAPRRDGMPPFEVLTGQSTVAVMGTVFSLVATDHSDAAAGQTEVKVYEGSVKLTRSSDQAEVSVGSQQMATTDDLAVQDLSSPALEVRKLLPIHDVTIDHGAPAPQTFALKVEGGRRVAYIMFDIPDVSDVRSAKLRLTQIVDSGSGTLRFFVGDHSDWRETSLFGDAAPEKVREVAQHRGVVGGGQVVSVDVTDAVRGPGPLTLIMTLDKSGEDDIWFGSRDSKSPPELILTIAP, encoded by the coding sequence ATGAACGCCAACTCGAATAACGAAGGGCCAAACAACGAAGGGCCAGGCAACGGCGGTCCAAGCGCCGACGAGCGGTTCGAAGAGCGGTTCGACGAGCTGCTGCAACGCTACCTAGACGGCGACAGGTCCGAGCCCCTGGTGGCGGACCTCCACGCGGCGGTGAGCGCTTCCGACGCCGCTCGGCAGCGGTTCCAGCAGGCGGCGCGGTTAGACATCCTGCTGCGCGAGGGCCTGACCGAGCAGGTCGAGCTGCGTTCGCTCGCGGGCACGCGGGCGCCCGACGCCCTCGGGCGTTCCTATTGGCGCCCGCGGACACTGGCGCTCGCGGCCACGCTGCTTATCGGGACCCTCACCCTCGGCTACTCGATCTATCGCGGCGGCCCCCGCGACGCGCCCCAGATGGGGGTCTGCATGAGCGTTTCCGGCGGCAGCGAGCTCGGGGTGCAGCGGGGAGAGCAGCACTACCGGGCGGACTCCGGCTTTCCGCTGCGGGTGGGGGACCGGGTGACCTGCGACGCACAAACCAAGGCGATGCTGCGATTGTCGGATGGCTCGATCGTATCGATGGAGCCGGGGTCGCTGGTCAGCCTCGACTCCGATTCGCCGCGGCTGGGGCTGCTGCGGGGCGAGGCGTTCTTCGAGATCGCGCCGCGTCGCGACGGGATGCCCCCGTTCGAGGTGCTCACCGGGCAGTCGACCGTTGCGGTGATGGGGACCGTGTTCTCGCTGGTCGCGACAGACCACTCCGACGCAGCGGCGGGCCAAACCGAGGTGAAGGTGTACGAAGGGAGCGTCAAGCTCACGCGGAGCAGCGATCAGGCCGAGGTGAGCGTCGGCTCGCAGCAGATGGCCACTACCGACGACCTGGCGGTGCAAGACCTATCGTCACCGGCGCTCGAGGTGCGGAAGCTGCTGCCGATCCACGACGTGACGATCGATCACGGCGCGCCGGCCCCGCAGACGTTCGCCCTGAAGGTCGAGGGGGGGCGTCGCGTGGCGTACATCATGTTCGACATCCCGGACGTCTCAGACGTCCGCTCCGCCAAGCTGCGTCTGACGCAGATCGTCGACTCGGGGAGCGGCACGCTGCGGTTTTTTGTCGGCGACCACAGCGACTGGCGAGAAACATCGCTGTTTGGAGACGCCGCGCCGGAGAAGGTCAGGGAAGTCGCGCAGCACCGCGGCGTGGTCGGCGGTGGGCAGGTGGTGTCGGTGGACGTGACCGACGCCGTCCGCGGCCCCGGCCCGCTGACCCTGATCATGACGCTGGACAAGTCGGGCGAGGACGACATCTGGTTCGGCTCGCGAGACAGCAAGTCACCCCCGGAGTTGATCCTGACCATAGCGCCGTAG
- a CDS encoding sigma-70 family RNA polymerase sigma factor has translation MDDRSIAALLTISENRSRILAVIVSMVGDFEAAEDLFQEAVLEILKSEQRYDPTRSFVPWACGVARNVVLEHWRRQAKMPSSGLSELIAELAMIVAEGEEDVWRRERVALRGCVQRLPDRMQKLLLLRYGHNLKGQALAESAAVRVGSLRTTLARLRSKLRECIESKVAHAIPEATA, from the coding sequence ATGGATGATCGCTCCATCGCGGCGCTGCTGACCATCAGCGAGAACCGGTCTCGGATCCTGGCCGTGATCGTGTCGATGGTGGGAGACTTTGAGGCCGCGGAAGACCTCTTCCAGGAGGCGGTCCTCGAGATCCTCAAGAGCGAGCAGCGGTACGATCCGACCCGGAGCTTTGTCCCCTGGGCCTGCGGGGTCGCCCGGAACGTCGTCCTCGAGCACTGGCGGCGGCAGGCCAAGATGCCCTCGAGCGGGCTGAGCGAACTGATCGCCGAGCTGGCCATGATCGTCGCCGAAGGGGAAGAAGACGTCTGGCGGCGGGAACGGGTCGCCCTGCGGGGCTGTGTGCAAAGGCTGCCCGATCGGATGCAAAAACTGCTGCTGCTGCGGTACGGCCACAACCTCAAGGGGCAGGCCTTGGCGGAGTCGGCTGCTGTCCGCGTCGGTTCGCTCCGCACCACGCTGGCGCGGCTCCGCTCGAAGTTGCGCGAGTGCATCGAGTCGAAGGTCGCCCACGCAATCCCGGAGGCGACCGCGTGA
- a CDS encoding DUF2891 domain-containing protein, with protein sequence MRQLCYPAWIALSLAVGPAPLAAESRMPGDRLTDEQVARFAQLALDGIPREFPNKPSNVMTGPESVLAPRQMHPVFFGSFDWHSSVHGHWMLVRLAKEYPDSPVVAQARALLDRQFTEEGLAAEAAYFADPANKGFERMYGWAWTLRLAAELRTWDDPDARRWAAHLLPLEQQIVALTKDYLPRLTYPIRTGVHPDTAFALGQTLDYARAVDDAALEAQVVDYCRQKYLADRDYPARYEPSGEDFFSAGWNEADLMRRVLPADEFAAWLTRFFPHLTAGAPPEQSALAPAVVSDVTDPRIVHLAGLNLSRGWTQNGVLAALPADDPRRPLLQKSVAAHTRAGLDYVFSGHYEGEHWLATFAVYLLTETGAPR encoded by the coding sequence ATGCGCCAGCTGTGTTACCCTGCTTGGATTGCCCTCTCGCTGGCCGTAGGGCCGGCGCCCCTTGCCGCAGAGTCGCGTATGCCCGGCGATAGGCTCACCGATGAACAAGTCGCTCGGTTCGCGCAGCTCGCGCTGGACGGCATCCCGCGCGAGTTCCCCAACAAGCCCTCGAACGTGATGACCGGCCCCGAGTCGGTGCTCGCCCCGCGGCAGATGCACCCGGTCTTCTTCGGGAGCTTTGATTGGCACTCCTCGGTGCACGGCCACTGGATGCTGGTGCGGCTAGCAAAAGAGTACCCCGATTCGCCCGTTGTGGCGCAGGCCCGCGCGTTGCTCGACCGGCAGTTTACCGAGGAGGGGCTGGCGGCCGAGGCGGCCTACTTCGCCGACCCCGCCAACAAGGGCTTCGAACGGATGTACGGCTGGGCCTGGACGCTGCGCCTCGCGGCAGAGCTGCGCACCTGGGACGACCCCGACGCACGGCGCTGGGCCGCGCACCTGCTGCCGCTGGAACAGCAGATCGTCGCGCTCACCAAAGACTACCTGCCGCGGCTGACCTACCCCATCCGCACCGGCGTCCACCCCGACACCGCGTTTGCGCTGGGGCAAACCTTGGACTACGCCCGCGCGGTCGACGACGCGGCGCTCGAGGCCCAAGTGGTCGACTACTGCCGCCAGAAGTACCTTGCCGACCGCGACTACCCCGCCCGCTACGAGCCGTCCGGGGAAGACTTCTTTTCCGCGGGTTGGAACGAGGCAGACCTGATGCGACGCGTCCTTCCCGCCGACGAGTTCGCGGCCTGGCTCACGCGTTTCTTCCCGCACCTCACGGCCGGCGCCCCCCCGGAGCAAAGCGCCCTGGCGCCTGCTGTGGTGTCGGACGTGACCGACCCGCGGATCGTCCACCTCGCCGGGCTGAACCTGTCGCGCGGCTGGACGCAGAACGGCGTGCTGGCTGCCCTGCCGGCAGACGACCCACGCCGGCCGCTGCTGCAGAAATCGGTAGCGGCGCACACGCGGGCCGGGCTCGACTACGTCTTCAGCGGCCACTACGAGGGGGAGCACTGGCTCGCCACCTTCGCGGTCTACCTGCTCACCGAGACAGGGGCGCCGCGGTGA
- a CDS encoding Nramp family divalent metal transporter, with translation MTRSGEDAPRSRWRFGPGLLVTAAFIGPGTVATASRAGGEFGFALLWGVVFAVVATVVLQEMAARLGLVARLGLAEAIGDSLRSPWARRAALTLVVGAVVPGNTAYQTGNLIGSGVGVSLLTGLPADRVAAALGLGIAVLLACGATGRLVKHALIALVLAMSAALVATAVASRPDPSEVVRGLLWPTLPSGSLMTVLALIGTTVVPYNLFLHATAVQDRWPAVGRVADDLRSARLDTAVSITLGGVVTMAIVVTAAAAAGASGGTPSAPHELAEQLRPLLGPAGQTLFAAGLAAAGLTSAITAPLAAGYAAAGALVRSGDAIQSARVARGTAAAVAGVGAAMAYFLGKSPSQTIVAAQAANGLLLPLVAVFLLWVMNRRALLGDYCNGWRLNLAGAIVVLVAIGLGVKSLLGLVA, from the coding sequence GTGACCCGATCGGGCGAAGACGCGCCGAGGTCGCGGTGGCGGTTCGGGCCGGGGCTGCTGGTGACGGCCGCGTTTATCGGCCCGGGCACCGTCGCCACGGCGAGCCGCGCCGGCGGTGAGTTCGGCTTTGCGCTGCTGTGGGGCGTCGTGTTTGCGGTCGTGGCGACCGTCGTGCTGCAAGAAATGGCGGCCCGGCTCGGCCTGGTCGCTCGGCTGGGGCTCGCCGAGGCGATCGGCGACTCGCTCCGCTCGCCCTGGGCCCGTCGGGCCGCGCTGACACTCGTCGTCGGCGCGGTGGTGCCGGGGAATACCGCCTACCAGACCGGCAACCTGATCGGCAGCGGCGTGGGGGTGAGCCTGCTGACCGGCCTGCCCGCAGACCGCGTCGCCGCGGCGCTCGGCCTGGGGATCGCCGTGCTGCTGGCGTGCGGCGCGACCGGTCGCTTGGTGAAGCACGCGCTGATCGCGCTGGTGCTGGCGATGAGCGCCGCGCTCGTCGCCACCGCGGTGGCGTCCCGCCCCGACCCCTCGGAGGTCGTCCGCGGGTTGCTCTGGCCCACGCTCCCCAGCGGTTCGTTGATGACGGTGCTCGCCCTGATCGGCACCACGGTGGTTCCCTACAACCTGTTCCTGCACGCCACGGCGGTGCAGGACCGCTGGCCCGCGGTCGGGCGTGTGGCGGACGATCTCCGCTCGGCGCGGCTCGACACCGCGGTCTCTATCACGCTCGGGGGGGTGGTGACCATGGCGATCGTCGTCACCGCGGCGGCCGCCGCCGGCGCCAGCGGGGGGACGCCGTCGGCGCCGCACGAGCTGGCCGAACAGTTGCGTCCGCTGCTCGGGCCCGCCGGCCAGACGCTCTTCGCCGCGGGGCTGGCCGCCGCGGGTCTCACGAGCGCCATCACCGCCCCGCTGGCCGCCGGCTACGCGGCGGCCGGGGCGTTGGTCCGCTCGGGAGACGCCATCCAATCTGCGCGGGTCGCCCGGGGCACGGCGGCCGCGGTGGCCGGCGTCGGCGCGGCGATGGCCTACTTCCTGGGGAAGAGCCCCAGCCAAACGATCGTCGCCGCCCAGGCCGCCAACGGGCTGCTGCTGCCGCTGGTGGCGGTCTTCTTGTTGTGGGTTATGAACCGCCGCGCGCTGCTGGGCGACTACTGCAACGGGTGGCGGCTGAACCTGGCGGGCGCGATCGTCGTGCTGGTCGCCATCGGCTTGGGGGTGAAGAGTTTGCTGGGGCTCGTTGCTTGA